In the Flavobacterium pallidum genome, one interval contains:
- a CDS encoding acyl carrier protein produces the protein MSDIASRVKAIIVDKLGVDENEVVTEASFTNDLGADSLDTVELIMEFEKEFDIQIPDDQAENIATVGQAISYIEEAKK, from the coding sequence ATGTCAGACATTGCATCAAGAGTTAAAGCGATTATCGTAGATAAATTAGGCGTTGACGAAAACGAAGTTGTAACAGAAGCAAGCTTCACCAACGATTTAGGAGCTGATTCATTAGACACTGTTGAGCTTATCATGGAGTTTGAAAAAGAATTCGACATCCAGATCCCGGACGATCAGGCTGAAAACATTGCTACTGTAGGACAGGCAATCTCTTACATCGAGGAAGCAAAGAAATAA
- the fabF gene encoding beta-ketoacyl-ACP synthase II — MELKRVVVTGLGALTPIGNSIEEYWNSLINGVSGAAPITYYDTEKHKTKFACEVKNFNIEDYMDRKESRRLDKFAQYAIAASDEAIKDAGLSADNVDKYRVGVIWGAGIGGLETFQEEVMYYAKGDGTPKFNPFFIPKMIADIAPAHISMRNGYMGPNYTTVSACASSANALIDAFNYIRLGMCDVIISGGSEAAVTIAGMGGFNSMHALSTRNESPETASRPFDATRDGFVLGEGAGALVLEEYEHAKARGAKIYCEVGGGGMSSDAYHLTAPHPDGIGVIAVMKNTLRDAGMTPEQVDHINTHGTSTPLGDVAELKAISAVFGDHAKTLNINSTKSMTGHLLGAAGAIEAIASILAMEHGIVPPTINHTVVDESIDPSLNLTLNKAQKREIKVAMSNTFGFGGHNACVLFKKLES, encoded by the coding sequence ATGGAATTAAAACGGGTTGTAGTAACAGGTTTGGGCGCGCTCACACCAATTGGTAATTCGATTGAGGAATATTGGAATTCCCTGATCAATGGCGTCAGCGGTGCCGCTCCTATCACTTATTATGATACGGAAAAACACAAAACGAAATTCGCCTGTGAAGTAAAGAATTTCAATATTGAAGATTATATGGACCGCAAGGAATCGCGCCGTCTGGACAAATTTGCCCAGTATGCGATTGCGGCCAGCGATGAAGCCATAAAAGATGCCGGGCTTTCCGCAGACAACGTCGACAAATACCGTGTTGGCGTGATCTGGGGTGCCGGAATCGGTGGGCTGGAAACTTTTCAGGAAGAAGTGATGTATTATGCCAAAGGCGATGGTACACCAAAATTCAACCCTTTCTTCATTCCGAAAATGATTGCCGATATTGCGCCTGCACACATTTCGATGCGCAATGGTTATATGGGCCCGAATTACACGACGGTTTCTGCCTGTGCCTCTTCTGCAAATGCCCTGATCGACGCGTTCAATTACATCCGTTTGGGTATGTGTGATGTCATCATTTCCGGCGGATCTGAAGCTGCTGTTACCATTGCAGGTATGGGTGGATTCAACTCGATGCATGCGCTTTCCACAAGAAATGAATCTCCTGAAACCGCCTCCAGGCCTTTCGATGCGACACGCGACGGATTCGTTTTAGGCGAAGGTGCCGGAGCCTTGGTCCTGGAAGAATATGAGCATGCCAAAGCCCGTGGTGCAAAAATCTATTGTGAAGTGGGCGGTGGCGGGATGTCCTCTGATGCATACCATTTGACCGCGCCGCATCCGGATGGCATCGGGGTGATTGCAGTAATGAAAAACACCTTGAGGGATGCCGGAATGACTCCTGAGCAGGTAGACCATATCAACACCCATGGTACTTCAACTCCTTTGGGCGATGTGGCTGAACTGAAAGCTATCAGTGCCGTATTTGGTGACCATGCCAAAACACTGAATATCAATTCGACCAAATCGATGACGGGTCACCTTTTAGGTGCAGCCGGGGCGATTGAAGCTATTGCTTCTATCCTTGCCATGGAGCATGGTATTGTTCCTCCTACCATCAATCATACCGTTGTTGATGAAAGTATCGATCCTTCGCTGAACCTGACCCTGAACAAAGCGCAGAAAAGGGAAATCAAAGTGGCCATGAGCAACACTTTCGGCTTTGGCGGACACAACGCCTGCGTACTTTTCAAAAAATTAGAATCATAA
- a CDS encoding IPExxxVDY family protein — MAIHKLHIDEFDENDYTLVAIHTSLEDYRLAYFINQKLPVRLSKNKDEIQIQVKQGETSFSRYTFENNDAEISWNLIQNKNEIDVSRATTTDLFSNQTVATKVYLLPEFKKVDYFLKIENVAENIESITSKINTISQISAVYAIGANTIKSKNNLIF; from the coding sequence ATGGCTATTCATAAATTGCATATTGATGAATTCGACGAAAACGACTACACCCTCGTTGCAATTCACACTTCACTTGAAGATTACAGGCTGGCTTATTTTATCAATCAGAAATTGCCCGTACGCTTAAGCAAAAACAAAGATGAAATCCAAATCCAGGTAAAACAGGGCGAAACCAGTTTTTCCAGATATACTTTTGAAAACAACGATGCGGAAATATCATGGAACCTGATCCAAAATAAAAACGAGATTGATGTTTCCAGGGCCACAACAACCGATTTGTTTTCAAATCAGACTGTCGCCACCAAAGTATATCTTTTGCCCGAATTCAAGAAAGTCGATTACTTCCTTAAGATTGAAAATGTTGCTGAAAACATCGAGAGCATTACTTCAAAAATCAATACGATATCACAGATATCGGCTGTTTATGCCATTGGCGCAAACACCATAAAATCTAAAAATAATTTAATTTTCTGA
- a CDS encoding HD domain-containing protein, with translation MEKQTLIDTTIAFVKDKLKDAEGGHDWFHIERVYKNSLLIAKDENCDLLVVELGALLHDIADSKFHGGDENIGPETARKFLLSHHVEGGIISHVIKIIENISFKGGNFEKKFDSIELQIVQDADRLDALGAIGIARTFNYGGFKKRPLYDPEILPNLTMSKEEYKNSVSPTLNHFYEKLLLLKDRMNTETGKRIAAQRHEFMEDFLSQFYAECNGEK, from the coding sequence ATGGAAAAACAAACACTGATTGATACTACGATTGCTTTTGTAAAAGACAAGCTCAAAGATGCTGAAGGCGGCCACGACTGGTTTCATATCGAGCGTGTTTACAAAAACAGCCTGTTGATTGCGAAAGATGAAAACTGCGATTTGCTTGTTGTGGAATTGGGCGCTTTGCTGCACGACATTGCGGACAGCAAGTTCCACGGCGGAGACGAAAATATTGGTCCTGAAACCGCGCGAAAATTTCTTTTATCACACCATGTTGAGGGAGGGATTATTAGCCACGTCATCAAAATCATTGAAAATATTTCGTTTAAAGGCGGTAATTTTGAAAAGAAGTTCGATTCCATTGAATTACAGATTGTGCAGGATGCAGATCGTCTGGATGCGTTGGGAGCTATCGGCATTGCGCGGACTTTCAATTACGGAGGGTTTAAAAAAAGGCCGCTGTATGATCCGGAAATTTTACCGAATCTGACCATGTCAAAAGAGGAATACAAGAATTCGGTTTCGCCTACGCTGAACCATTTCTACGAAAAATTACTGTTGTTGAAAGACAGGATGAATACTGAAACCGGAAAGCGCATTGCCGCACAACGACACGAATTTATGGAGGATTTCCTTTCGCAATTCTACGCGGAATGTAACGGGGAAAAATAA
- the rnc gene encoding ribonuclease III, whose translation MRILKKIFSRSRPVEGGIFFGEIEKIIGFKPLNIDSYIMAFTHRSSNKTDAKGNPISYERLEFLGDAMLSSVIAAHLFNQVPSGDEGYLTKMRSKIVSREHLNELGRDLNLISFVESKVPAQHFGDNIHGNIFEALIGAIYLDAGYAACEKFINTRVIMPYVDIPKLEGKVISYKSLLIEWCQKEKKTFHYDVYEDNGIGGERLFGVKLSIDGKVVAKARAVSKKKAEEKASQRAYFAFQEKINTK comes from the coding sequence ATGCGAATTCTTAAAAAAATATTTTCCAGATCCCGTCCTGTAGAAGGCGGGATTTTTTTTGGTGAAATTGAAAAAATCATTGGTTTCAAACCGTTAAATATTGATAGTTATATTATGGCCTTTACACATCGCTCGTCAAATAAAACCGATGCGAAAGGGAATCCGATAAGCTATGAGAGGCTGGAATTTTTAGGTGATGCCATGCTGAGTTCAGTCATTGCTGCCCATCTTTTTAATCAGGTTCCATCCGGAGATGAAGGTTACCTGACCAAAATGCGTTCTAAAATCGTCAGCCGTGAACACCTCAATGAACTGGGACGCGACCTGAATTTAATCAGTTTTGTTGAAAGTAAAGTCCCTGCCCAGCATTTTGGGGATAACATCCATGGCAACATATTTGAGGCACTGATTGGCGCCATCTATCTTGATGCCGGGTATGCCGCCTGTGAAAAATTCATCAATACCCGCGTGATTATGCCTTACGTAGACATCCCAAAACTGGAAGGCAAAGTCATCAGTTATAAAAGCCTGTTGATTGAATGGTGCCAGAAGGAAAAGAAAACGTTCCACTATGATGTCTATGAAGATAACGGCATTGGCGGAGAACGGCTTTTTGGCGTAAAACTCAGCATTGACGGGAAAGTAGTGGCAAAAGCGCGTGCCGTATCCAAGAAAAAAGCGGAAGAAAAAGCGTCACAGAGGGCCTATTTTGCATTTCAGGAAAAAATTAACACAAAATAA
- the purN gene encoding phosphoribosylglycinamide formyltransferase — protein sequence MHQIIVFASGSGTNAENLIKHFSSNPLAKVAAVFCNRPDAGVIPKAEALEVPVFVFSKAMLQDGTVFDEVKKYHPDLIVLAGFLLKFPDEIIRNYPDKIINIHPALLPKYGGKGMYGMHVHRAVYDNKETETGISVHYVNEHYDEGGLIFQQKVIVGDCASADEIAARIHELEQEYFPKVIEQVLNLKS from the coding sequence ATGCACCAAATCATTGTCTTTGCCTCGGGTTCCGGAACCAATGCTGAAAACCTGATTAAGCATTTCAGCAGCAATCCCTTAGCTAAAGTAGCGGCGGTATTTTGCAATAGACCAGATGCGGGTGTCATTCCGAAAGCCGAAGCTCTGGAGGTTCCGGTTTTTGTGTTTTCAAAAGCAATGCTGCAAGACGGAACTGTTTTCGACGAAGTCAAAAAGTACCATCCGGATTTGATCGTACTGGCCGGTTTTTTACTCAAATTTCCAGACGAGATCATCAGGAATTATCCTGATAAAATCATCAACATCCATCCGGCATTGCTCCCGAAATATGGAGGAAAAGGCATGTACGGCATGCATGTACACCGCGCAGTATATGATAATAAGGAAACCGAAACGGGCATTTCCGTACATTATGTCAACGAACATTATGATGAAGGCGGCCTGATTTTCCAGCAAAAAGTAATTGTTGGCGATTGCGCTTCCGCAGATGAGATTGCCGCAAGAATCCACGAACTCGAACAGGAATACTTCCCAAAGGTTATTGAACAAGTCTTAAATCTTAAATCTTAA
- the rnhA gene encoding ribonuclease HI, translating to MSHQVHIYTDGAAKGNPGNGGYGVVMELVGTGYRKEFYEGFRLTTNNRMELLAVIVGLEKLKNPGMTVLVVSDSKYVIDSVVKKWVFGWEKKGFAGKKNPDLWQRFLKIYRQHKVDFKWIKGHNNHPQNERCDALAVMASMQPKLSVDTFYENEGGKIDF from the coding sequence TTGTCCCACCAAGTACACATCTACACCGACGGCGCTGCCAAAGGAAATCCCGGAAATGGCGGCTATGGTGTCGTCATGGAACTCGTCGGGACAGGCTACCGCAAAGAATTTTATGAAGGTTTCCGCCTGACAACCAACAACCGCATGGAGCTTTTGGCGGTGATTGTGGGATTGGAAAAACTTAAAAATCCTGGTATGACCGTGCTTGTGGTTTCAGATTCCAAATATGTGATTGATTCCGTGGTAAAAAAATGGGTTTTCGGTTGGGAAAAAAAAGGTTTTGCCGGAAAGAAAAACCCGGATCTGTGGCAACGCTTCCTTAAAATTTACCGCCAGCACAAAGTCGATTTCAAATGGATTAAAGGCCATAATAACCATCCGCAGAATGAGCGCTGTGATGCACTGGCCGTCATGGCATCGATGCAGCCCAAGCTGTCAGTGGATACGTTTTATGAAAATGAAGGAGGGAAGATTGATTTTTAG
- the pyk gene encoding pyruvate kinase has translation MPTNKKTKIVATLGPACSTKEVLKNMIDAGVNVFRVNFSHADYSDVKEKIDTIRELNEEYGYTTAILGDLQGPKLRVGVMTEDVVVKNGDLITFQTAEDVPGTAQRVYMNYKEFPRDVNPGERILLDDGKLIFEAVETNGSTEVICKVVQGGPLKSKKGVNLPNTKVSLPALTKKDIKDAIFAIEQKVDWIALSFVRTPKDLEELQDLIAKHSEHKIPIIAKIEKPEAVENIDKIVAFCDGLMVARGDLGVEVPAHEVPLIQKKLVNRAKTARIPVIIATQMMETMITSLTPTRAEVNDVANSVMDGADAVMLSGETSVGNYPVQVIEKMTQIIEAVEDSPLIQVPQNTPQIRTKRFITKSICHHAAMMANVIRAKAICTLTNSGYTAFQISAWRPQAHILVFTSNKRILTQLNLLWGVKSFYYDKFVSTDDTVTDINAMVRESGFVDKGDFLINLAAMPVTDKGMVNTLRVSEIE, from the coding sequence ATGCCAACCAACAAAAAGACAAAAATTGTGGCCACACTGGGTCCTGCCTGCAGCACAAAAGAAGTGCTCAAGAATATGATTGATGCAGGAGTGAATGTATTCAGGGTGAATTTTTCACATGCCGACTACAGTGATGTTAAAGAAAAAATTGACACCATCCGCGAACTTAATGAAGAATATGGATACACCACCGCTATTCTTGGCGACCTTCAGGGTCCCAAACTGCGTGTTGGGGTGATGACCGAAGATGTTGTCGTAAAGAACGGTGATCTGATCACTTTCCAAACTGCAGAAGATGTTCCCGGAACAGCACAGCGCGTGTATATGAACTATAAGGAATTCCCGCGCGATGTCAATCCCGGAGAACGCATCCTGCTTGATGACGGAAAATTGATATTTGAAGCGGTAGAAACCAATGGCTCAACCGAAGTCATCTGTAAAGTAGTACAAGGCGGTCCTTTGAAGTCCAAAAAAGGGGTTAACCTGCCAAATACTAAAGTTTCCCTTCCTGCTTTAACCAAAAAAGATATAAAGGATGCCATTTTCGCCATTGAGCAAAAAGTGGACTGGATTGCACTTTCGTTTGTAAGGACACCTAAAGACCTTGAGGAATTACAAGATCTGATTGCAAAACATTCCGAGCATAAAATCCCGATTATTGCCAAAATCGAGAAACCGGAAGCCGTCGAAAACATTGATAAAATAGTTGCTTTTTGTGACGGACTGATGGTAGCACGCGGTGATTTGGGCGTTGAAGTTCCGGCACATGAAGTGCCTTTAATCCAGAAAAAACTTGTCAATCGGGCCAAAACGGCAAGGATTCCCGTCATCATCGCCACGCAGATGATGGAAACGATGATCACGAGCCTTACGCCTACCCGCGCCGAAGTGAATGATGTAGCCAATTCGGTTATGGATGGTGCTGATGCCGTGATGCTTTCCGGCGAGACATCCGTAGGGAATTATCCGGTACAGGTTATTGAAAAAATGACGCAGATTATCGAGGCAGTGGAAGATTCACCATTGATCCAGGTGCCGCAAAATACGCCGCAAATCAGGACCAAGCGTTTCATTACAAAATCCATCTGCCACCACGCCGCGATGATGGCCAACGTGATTCGCGCCAAGGCCATCTGTACATTGACCAATAGTGGATACACTGCTTTCCAGATTTCAGCATGGAGGCCGCAGGCACATATTCTGGTTTTTACCTCAAACAAAAGAATCCTTACGCAACTGAATTTGCTTTGGGGTGTAAAATCTTTTTATTATGATAAATTCGTCAGCACAGACGACACCGTAACCGACATCAACGCGATGGTCCGCGAAAGCGGTTTTGTGGACAAAGGGGATTTCCTGATCAACCTGGCCGCCATGCCGGTTACCGATAAGGGCATGGTAAATACGCTCCGTGTTTCGGAAATAGAATAG
- a CDS encoding PfkB family carbohydrate kinase, protein MNKLLIVGTVAFDAIETPFGKTDKILGGAGTFIGLSASYFNLQSAIVSVVGDDFPQEYLDLLTARNIDISGLEIVKGGKTFFWSGRYHNDLNSRDTLATELNTLADFNPVVPQNFKNADVVMLGNLHPLVQSSVLDQMEQKPKLVVLDTMNFWMDCALPELLDVMKRIDVITINDEEARQLSGEYSLVKAAAKIHTMGPKYVVIKKGEHGALLFHNKDVFFAPALPLEEVFDPTGAGDTFAGGFAGFITQSENVSFENMKKAIIHGSNLASFCVEKFGTERMQQLQKGEVLQRLQQFKALTQFEIEIE, encoded by the coding sequence ATGAATAAACTGCTCATCGTAGGAACAGTAGCTTTTGATGCCATTGAAACCCCATTCGGGAAAACAGATAAAATCCTGGGCGGCGCCGGAACTTTCATCGGACTTTCCGCATCTTATTTTAACCTGCAATCTGCTATCGTTTCGGTGGTAGGCGATGATTTTCCACAGGAATACCTTGATTTGCTGACGGCAAGGAACATCGATATTTCCGGGCTTGAAATCGTTAAAGGCGGCAAAACATTTTTCTGGAGCGGGCGTTACCATAACGATTTGAATTCGCGCGACACTTTGGCTACAGAATTGAATACACTGGCCGATTTCAATCCTGTAGTACCACAAAATTTCAAAAATGCCGATGTCGTCATGCTCGGCAACCTGCACCCATTGGTACAAAGCAGTGTTTTGGACCAGATGGAGCAAAAGCCGAAATTGGTTGTACTCGACACCATGAATTTCTGGATGGACTGCGCATTGCCTGAATTGCTCGACGTGATGAAACGCATCGATGTCATCACGATCAATGATGAAGAGGCAAGACAACTTTCAGGAGAATATTCACTGGTAAAGGCGGCTGCCAAAATCCATACCATGGGCCCGAAATATGTCGTCATCAAAAAAGGCGAACACGGCGCACTTTTATTCCATAATAAAGACGTATTCTTCGCACCGGCATTGCCACTCGAAGAAGTTTTCGACCCCACGGGCGCCGGGGATACTTTCGCAGGTGGTTTCGCAGGATTTATTACGCAAAGTGAAAACGTGTCTTTCGAGAATATGAAAAAGGCCATCATCCACGGCTCTAACCTCGCCTCTTTCTGCGTAGAGAAATTCGGGACCGAAAGGATGCAGCAGCTTCAAAAAGGAGAAGTGCTCCAAAGGCTGCAACAGTTTAAAGCGCTGACACAGTTCGAAATAGAAATAGAATAG
- a CDS encoding T9SS type A sorting domain-containing protein translates to MKTRLLLIFLFAGYALSAQTGFQENIVTGEAYTTPSPYLAKAGDVDGDNDLDIVVYGRGLTWYENVDGFGNFGQKNTVAGTTTGPVGTELHLIDFDSDGDLDILGAMGNKFTIYKNTDGSGHFEVSQVFTLGTSYYELNAIPVDIDGDGDMDILGLHSTNSSGPTVYTLAWFENNGLGNFANQQVISNNNALGSGSILHTDDLDGDNDQDIIIGHKNANKISWIKNNGNAGFSALVTITTTAGGVTSIVTSDIDNDGDMDILSASENDNQVAWYENTDGLGAFSDEIIITSDAVGSNALLVTDIDNDSNADIVYTGTNEIGWIAATNNATTFGTPQMITNKVFGVKDVIYADLDGDGKKDIISASTEDDKVAWYKNLDGTGNFGPQIVIARRIDSPDNVYTADFDGDDDIDVLVTSQDDAKVTWLENVNGIGFYGREHIITESVDVGNVPPTSYPADVDGDGDLDVVIFKQPLLVWYENIDGHGNFAAEHTIDNLPAYVNLIRAGDLDGDGKIDIICGVYNANKISWYKNSGSGNFGSEIIVMDTNGNNGSLTSIEIADMDGDNDMDMIASSYNTDTWYFKNTNGSGNFTSQYSSVFSRLWAVYPADMDGDGDKDIVGVSAMGGGSFDAVIWYENGNGLGNFTAEHNVSTLDIHGHAIFAADIDNDGDMDVLTAAGHQQTSGQLALYKNNGNGTFAARQMIHELVNYTICNDVKAADIDNDGDMDVLAIFDNGSTNIKASVFENLGDSSNTIQGKVLIDADANGCSTADPKGSNMMVISQNATHTFATFTDHDGSYQMATPVGNFTTKMTSMLPGYFNTTPAVHTFSFTGVNNNYTADFCVAPTSTVTDLNVAVYPRNDLRAGFYTYYRIVYRNMGTAIASGSINFEFDGTKLGFNYASETLSAQTANTLTFDFTGLNPFETRTIDVAFSAFAPPVTNLGDDIAFIATINPLTGDQTEADNHFTLNQTVIGSYDPNDMTCLEGNQVLMEDAGKYLHYIIRFQNTGTASAINVKVENTLDSKLDWKTMQLESLSHNGRVEIKDGNEVAFIFDNIHLPDSTANEPGSHGFIAYKIKPLNNVNVGDVVNNAADIYFDFNPPITTNTAATQFVSQLSVAETDAAQFNVYPNPASSLLNINANTAIESISLIDINGRMLQDLRFSTPTLLAQIDLTAVTSGIYFLKIKSEKGIVTRKIVRK, encoded by the coding sequence ATGAAAACAAGATTACTTCTTATTTTTTTATTTGCTGGCTACGCGTTGTCTGCACAGACAGGATTTCAGGAAAATATTGTGACCGGTGAGGCTTACACTACACCAAGCCCTTATTTGGCGAAAGCCGGAGACGTTGACGGCGACAATGACCTGGATATCGTTGTGTACGGACGCGGATTAACCTGGTATGAAAATGTTGACGGATTTGGGAATTTCGGTCAAAAAAACACTGTTGCAGGAACTACCACAGGACCGGTTGGAACGGAATTGCACCTTATAGATTTTGATAGTGACGGCGACCTTGACATACTAGGTGCCATGGGCAACAAGTTTACCATATATAAAAATACTGACGGTTCAGGTCATTTTGAAGTGTCGCAGGTCTTTACATTAGGAACTTCGTATTACGAATTGAATGCGATTCCGGTTGATATTGATGGTGATGGTGATATGGACATTTTAGGACTGCATTCTACCAATAGTTCCGGCCCGACTGTGTATACGCTGGCCTGGTTTGAAAATAACGGCCTGGGGAATTTTGCAAATCAGCAGGTTATCAGCAATAATAATGCGCTGGGCTCAGGCTCAATTCTTCACACTGACGATCTTGACGGGGATAATGACCAGGATATTATCATCGGGCATAAAAACGCCAATAAAATTTCATGGATTAAAAACAATGGCAATGCCGGTTTTAGTGCTCTTGTAACCATTACGACAACGGCCGGCGGAGTAACCTCAATTGTCACTTCGGATATCGATAACGATGGCGACATGGATATCCTATCGGCTTCTGAAAACGACAATCAGGTCGCATGGTACGAAAATACGGATGGCTTGGGTGCATTCAGCGACGAAATTATCATCACTTCCGATGCTGTCGGCAGCAATGCGCTTTTGGTAACCGATATCGATAATGACAGCAACGCCGATATTGTATACACCGGCACGAATGAAATAGGATGGATTGCTGCCACAAACAATGCCACCACTTTCGGCACACCGCAAATGATCACGAACAAAGTGTTCGGCGTTAAAGATGTCATTTATGCCGATTTGGATGGCGATGGGAAAAAAGATATCATTTCCGCTTCGACAGAAGATGATAAGGTGGCCTGGTACAAAAATCTTGACGGAACTGGAAATTTTGGCCCACAGATTGTCATTGCCCGCAGGATTGATTCTCCGGACAATGTTTACACAGCCGATTTTGACGGGGATGACGACATTGATGTTTTAGTCACCTCACAGGATGATGCTAAAGTAACCTGGCTCGAAAATGTGAACGGCATCGGGTTTTACGGCAGGGAACACATCATTACCGAAAGTGTCGATGTAGGCAATGTCCCGCCGACTTCCTATCCCGCAGATGTTGACGGCGATGGCGATCTTGATGTCGTGATTTTCAAACAACCGTTACTTGTCTGGTATGAAAATATCGACGGGCATGGCAATTTCGCTGCAGAGCACACCATTGATAACCTTCCTGCATACGTGAATCTGATTCGCGCCGGCGATCTTGACGGAGATGGCAAGATCGATATAATATGCGGGGTTTACAATGCAAATAAGATTTCATGGTATAAAAACTCCGGCTCCGGAAATTTCGGGTCTGAAATCATCGTGATGGATACCAATGGCAACAACGGTTCATTGACGTCGATTGAAATAGCGGACATGGATGGTGACAATGACATGGATATGATTGCGTCGTCTTACAATACCGACACCTGGTATTTCAAAAACACCAATGGATCAGGAAATTTTACGTCACAGTATTCGTCTGTTTTCAGTCGTCTGTGGGCCGTTTATCCGGCCGATATGGATGGCGATGGAGACAAGGATATCGTTGGCGTAAGTGCCATGGGGGGCGGGTCTTTCGATGCTGTTATTTGGTATGAAAACGGCAACGGGCTGGGGAATTTTACCGCCGAGCACAATGTTTCAACACTGGACATCCATGGCCATGCCATATTTGCCGCTGATATCGACAATGACGGAGACATGGACGTATTGACGGCTGCAGGGCATCAACAAACCTCCGGGCAGCTTGCCTTGTATAAAAACAATGGGAACGGTACGTTCGCAGCGAGACAGATGATTCATGAACTTGTTAATTATACCATATGCAATGACGTGAAGGCGGCGGACATCGACAACGATGGCGATATGGATGTTTTGGCCATATTCGACAACGGAAGTACGAACATTAAAGCTTCGGTTTTCGAGAATTTAGGAGACAGTTCCAACACCATTCAGGGAAAGGTTCTCATCGATGCCGATGCCAATGGTTGTTCGACAGCCGATCCAAAAGGCAGCAACATGATGGTCATTTCCCAAAACGCGACGCACACTTTTGCCACTTTTACTGATCACGACGGCTCGTATCAAATGGCAACGCCGGTCGGAAACTTCACGACGAAAATGACATCCATGCTTCCGGGGTATTTCAATACAACTCCGGCTGTACATACGTTCAGTTTTACAGGAGTCAACAATAATTATACTGCCGATTTCTGCGTAGCCCCGACGAGCACTGTAACAGATTTAAATGTTGCCGTGTATCCGCGTAATGACTTAAGGGCCGGATTTTACACTTACTACCGCATCGTTTACAGGAATATGGGTACGGCGATTGCAAGCGGCAGCATCAATTTCGAATTTGACGGTACCAAACTCGGTTTTAACTATGCCAGCGAAACACTTTCTGCACAGACGGCAAATACGCTGACTTTTGACTTTACTGGTTTAAATCCGTTTGAAACAAGGACCATCGATGTCGCATTCAGTGCTTTCGCGCCGCCTGTAACCAATCTCGGCGATGATATTGCCTTTATCGCAACCATAAATCCGCTTACGGGAGATCAGACTGAAGCCGACAACCATTTCACTTTAAACCAGACCGTCATCGGTTCTTATGATCCCAACGACATGACCTGCCTTGAAGGAAACCAGGTACTTATGGAAGATGCCGGTAAATACCTCCATTATATCATCCGTTTCCAGAATACGGGCACTGCAAGCGCCATAAACGTAAAGGTGGAAAATACGCTGGACAGCAAACTGGACTGGAAGACCATGCAGCTTGAAAGCTTAAGCCATAACGGCAGGGTGGAGATCAAAGATGGCAATGAGGTGGCGTTTATTTTCGATAACATCCACCTTCCGGACAGCACGGCAAACGAACCCGGATCACATGGTTTCATCGCCTATAAGATCAAGCCATTGAATAACGTGAATGTGGGAGATGTGGTAAATAATGCAGCCGATATTTATTTTGATTTTAATCCTCCAATTACAACAAATACCGCTGCCACGCAATTTGTATCGCAACTGTCGGTAGCGGAAACCGACGCTGCGCAATTTAATGTATACCCAAATCCGGCAAGCAGCCTGCTGAACATCAACGCAAACACGGCGATTGAGAGCATTTCTTTAATCGACATTAATGGAAGAATGCTTCAGGATTTGCGTTTCAGCACGCCGACGCTATTGGCACAAATCGATTTGACAGCCGTGACAAGCGGGATTTATTTCCTGAAAATTAAATCTGAAAAAGGTATAGTTACAAGGAAGATCGTTAGGAAATAG